Part of the Paenibacillus terrae HPL-003 genome is shown below.
TCGTTGGAACTTATTTAAGTGGCAATAATAAAAGGTGGTCTGAATCTCCTTAACGTTGTAAATCTGCGTTTTGCTGGCGGTACCCCCAATACAAAAAAAGGGTGAACGAATAGGTTTCGCTCACCCTTTTTTCAAGGTTATCCACAATTTTTACACAGGTTGTACGCAATTTATCCACTATTCCATAATGTTTATCCACAAAATAAACGGGTTTTATACACAATTTGTGCACAAGTTGTAGACAACATAGGTTGTATCCACTCTTTATGCACAAATTATGCACAATATATCAACAAGATATACCTGTCTGTGGATATTTCATTCAGATGCTTTCCTTCCCATGTTAACGGTCTCCGCGTTGTAAACGGCGGCGTGGATGTGTAATCTTACCTTTTTTATTCTCGTCATCCTCTTTGGGGACAAGTCGTTCATCGGTACGTCCGTCATGATGATTGTCAAAGGCGTATTCGGTCATTTTCCACTCGGAATCGCCTAAAACAACATCAGAGGGAAAATGCTGTCCCCGATGTAAATGTTGCTCATGTCCGTCCTCATCGATATAAATACCGTCTACTTCTACCTTCTCACCCGTTAGCGGGAGCAAATCCTTTCCTTTGCGTTCCATTGGTATCCCCTCCGTCTGGCTTATTCTTCGTTTAATTTGTCCGTATGGAAGGGGTTTTATCCACAAGCTGGTGCAAAATATCCTCGGCAATCCGGTCTGCGGGATGAGGTTTGCGCAGTTGCTCAATCGACTGTTTCATTCCTAAAGCGAGAGAGGGATTGGAGATCAGGTCGACGCAATGGTGAATCAGCCCTTGCGTATTACGGGCAATGCGAGCGGCTCCTTTTTGCTCCAGATACAGGGCGTTATTCAGCTCCTGACCGGGTACAGGCTTGAATACCAGGATGGGCAACCCGGAGGCGATGCTTTCCGAAAGAGTGATGCCGCCGGGTTTGGTAATAACCATATCGCTTGCGCGCATGAGTGCGGGAACATAGTCGACGAATCCGAAGATACGGATATCGGGGTGGTCTGCATACAGCGCATCCAACTCGGCTTTTAGCTGCGGATTACGTCCGCAGACGATCAGTAGTCGCAACTGCGGGAGACGGCTTAATTGCCGACAGATGTCCAATATACCAGACATCACACCATAGGCACCTGCCATAATAAGCAGTGTTGTAGCTCCTGGATCTGACGGTGGAATTGGATAATCCTCAAGAGCATTAGCATCTTCTGGATCAGTATCTTCATGGAAGCTTTTATAAAATGAAGCATGAATCGGAATGCCTGTGGCGACAATCCGTTCGGAAGGGATTCCCCGCTGTGCAGCCTCCTGCTCTATATCCTCGGTTGCCACATAGTAGCGGTCGATATCGGGATGCAGCCAGCGCCCGTGCAGATCAAAATCCGTAACCACGTTCACAATGGGCAGCTTCATCCCCAATTTGCGGCGTAACGCCGGAAGAGCGAGCTGCGGAAACGTATGTATGACAAGGTCAGGCTTTTCCTTTTCCAGAGTGAGCGCAAGCTGGCGCATCCCAAAGGAATGCAGCACACTGCCAAAGGCCGATTTAGCCTGCATTTCACGGGTTATGTTATAGACCCAACCGTAAAGCCCGGGAATAGTTTTGAAGCTTTGCATATAGACAAATTTGGTTAAACTGTTCAACCAGGGGTGGGATTCAGCCATCAGGTCGAGTAACTGAACCTCGCAGCGTCCGAGCCTTCGCAAACTGTCCATAATAGCTCGGGCGGCCTGCACATGGCCTTCTCCGTAGCTGGCATATAATATTAAAACTTTTGGTGCTGCGGCTTCCATCATGTCTAGCCCCCTATTATTCAATAAGAA
Proteins encoded:
- a CDS encoding MGDG synthase family glycosyltransferase, whose product is MEAAAPKVLILYASYGEGHVQAARAIMDSLRRLGRCEVQLLDLMAESHPWLNSLTKFVYMQSFKTIPGLYGWVYNITREMQAKSAFGSVLHSFGMRQLALTLEKEKPDLVIHTFPQLALPALRRKLGMKLPIVNVVTDFDLHGRWLHPDIDRYYVATEDIEQEAAQRGIPSERIVATGIPIHASFYKSFHEDTDPEDANALEDYPIPPSDPGATTLLIMAGAYGVMSGILDICRQLSRLPQLRLLIVCGRNPQLKAELDALYADHPDIRIFGFVDYVPALMRASDMVITKPGGITLSESIASGLPILVFKPVPGQELNNALYLEQKGAARIARNTQGLIHHCVDLISNPSLALGMKQSIEQLRKPHPADRIAEDILHQLVDKTPSIRTN